Proteins from a genomic interval of Zingiber officinale cultivar Zhangliang chromosome 2A, Zo_v1.1, whole genome shotgun sequence:
- the LOC122044037 gene encoding uncharacterized protein LOC122044037 yields MWMIIQTGLVLPLDGTGKLVSCENWDTNLIKKIEANARATCTLQCSLTKEDLNRVGPFSSAKELWEKLIKLHEGTSNAKEDELASQLHARIQDLLNDLHTIGQRMENRNVINFAAALISIEVVAWDANPSNNPVIPYLMM; encoded by the exons atgtggatgatcatccaaACCGGCCTCGTACTTCCACTCGACGGCACTGGAAAACTAGTATCATGTGAGAACTGGGACACAAATTTGATAAAGAAGATCGAAGCCAACGCCAGGGCAACATGTACTCTACAATGCAGCCTAACAAAAGAAGacctgaacagagtcggtccattttcaagcgcaaaggagctgtgggaaaaaTTAATCAAGTTACACGAAGGGACTTCCAACgctaag gaagatgAATTGGCAAGCCAACTCCATGCCCGAATCCAAGATCTGCTAAATGACCTCCACACGATAGGACAAAGAATGGAGAATCGCAACGTAATCAA CTTCGCGGCCGCGTTAATTAGCATCGAGGTGGTCGCATGGGACGCGAATCCCTCCAACAACCCTGTTATTCCGTACTTAATGATGTaa